A region of the Zhihengliuella halotolerans genome:
CGTCGCCCCCGCCGACACCGCGTCCCTTGCCGACAAGGGCTTCAACATCATGGCCCGCGACCCGTTCACGATCCTCTACCTGGGCTTCAACCAGGAGATCGAGGAGCTCGCCGACATCAAGGTCCGCCAGGCGTTCGCGCACGCGATCGACAAGGACGCGCTGATCGCGCAGACCCTGCCGGAGGGCACGAAGCCGGCCCTGCAGTTCATCCCCGATTCCGTCAACGGCTACAACGACGACGTGACCGAGTACGAGTACGACCCCGAGAAGGCGAAGGACCTGCTCGCCGAGGCCGGCTACGAGGACGGCTTCGAGATCGACTTCAACTACCCGACCGGCGTCTCCCGCCCGTACATGCCCACCCCGGAGCAGGTCTTCTCCAATATCTCCGCGCAGCTCGAGGAGGTCGGCATCACGGTCAATCCGCAGCCGAACAAGTGGAGCCCGGACTACCTCGACCGCATTCAAGGCGGCCCGGACCACGGCATCCACCTGCTGGGCTGGACGGGTGACTACAACGACACCGACAACTTCGTCGGCGTGCACTTCGGTACACCCAAGGAGGACTTCGGGTTCGAGAACCAGGAACTCTTCGACAAGCTCGCCGAAGCCCGCGGCATCCCGGATGTCGACGAGCAGACCCCGTTGTACGAGGAGATCAACGCCGACATCGTCGACTTCCTCCCCGTGCTCCCGCTCGCCCACCCGGCCCCGTCGCTCGGCTTCAGCCCGCGCGTCGAGTCCTACCCGGTGAGCCCCGTCAACGACGAGGTCTTCAACCAGATCGTCCTGTCCGAGTAATCGCGCCCCGGCGCAAGGCGTGAGCACGACGGCGGCCCGCCCGTCGTCGTGCTCATTCCTCCTGATCCGCTCATCTGGAGAGGACGCACGTGCTACGTACGATCGGCAAGCGACTCGCGCTGCTGGTTCCCACGCTCTTCGGCCTGTCGCTGTTGCTGTTCCTGTGGGTTCGCAGCCTGCCCGGCGGCCCCGCGACGGCCCTGCTCGGCGACAAGGCGACGCCCGAGGCGGTGGCCCAGGTCAATCGCCTCTACGGCTTCGACAAGCCGTTCATCGAGCAGTACCTGACCTACATGGGCAAGCTGCTCACGGGTGACTTCGGCGTCAGCCTGCGCACCGGCCGGCCCGTGCTCGACGAGTTCGCCACGCGGTTCCCGGCCACGCTGGAGCTGACGGCGATCGCGCTCGTGTTCGCGGTCGGGCTCGGAATCCCGCTCGGCTACTGGGCGGCGAAGCACGTCGGGCGCTGGCAGGACCAGTTCTCGGTCTTCCTCTCGCTCGGCGGGGTGGTCATCCCGGTGTTCTTCCTGGCGTTCATCCTCAAGTGGATCTTCGCGATCCGGCTCGGCTGGTTCCCGACCGACGGTCGGCAGAATCCACGCATCAACGCCACCCACGTCACCGACTACTACGTGCTCGACGGGTTCCTGACGCAGGAGTGGGACGCGGCGTGGGACGCGTTCATGCACTTGGTGCTGCCGGGGATCGCGCTCGGCACCATCCCGCTGGCGATCATCGTGCGCATCACCCGCGCGTCCGTGCTCGAAGTCGTGAACGCGGACTACGTGCGCACGGCCCGGGCCAAGGGCATCAGCGCCACCCTGATCCGCAACCGGTTCGTGCTGCGCAACGCGATGCTGCCGGTGACCACCACGATCGGCCTGCAGCTCGGCCTGCTGATCTCGGGCGCCGTGCTGACCGAGACTGTCTTCGCGTTCAACGGGATCGGACGGTTCCTCCGGGATGCGATCTTCTATCTCGACTATCCGGTGTTGCAGGGCTTCATCATCTTCATCGCGGTGATCTATTCGCTGATCAATCTGTTGGTGGACGTGTCCTACAACCTGATCGACCCGAGGGTGCGTGTGCAATGAGCCAGAATCTTCCTCCCAGCCCTGGCCGCGGCCCTGCACCGGTGCCCGGTACGACGGCGGCGGCCGGCGCCGCGGCACCGACCGGAAAAGCGCCGGAACCCGAGGGGCGCGGCACCAGCGTGTGGGGCGAGGCGTTCATCCGGCTGCGCCGCAATCCGGCGGCGATCGTCGGTGCCGTGATCGTCACCGCGTTCCTCCTGGTGGCCGTGCTGGCCCCTGTCCTGGCGCCGTTCGGCGGCGAGGAGCTGCCCGGGCGCCGCGACATCACCCCGACGCACATCCCCGGTCCCGGCGAGGTGGAGGGGTACGCCCTCGGCCTCGACCGGTTCGGCGGCGACGTGCTCTCGAAGCTGATCTGGGGAGCGCAGTCCTCCCTCATGATCGGCATCGTCTCCACCGCGTTCGGACTCGTCGGCGGCATGATCCTGGGTCTGCTCGCCGGCGGGTTCGGCGGCTGGGTCGACAACGTCATCATGCGCTTCGTGGACATCCTGCTCTCGGTGCCGAACCTGCTGCTGGCCGTGTCCATCGCCGCGGTGCTGGGCCAGGGCGAGTACGCGATCATGATCGCGATTGGCGTCTCCGCGGTCCCCATCTTCGCCCGCCTGCTGCGCTCGTCGATCCTGGCGCAGAAGGGCTCCGACTACATCCTCGCGGCGCAGACCCTGGGCCTGAGCCGGCGTACCATCACGATGAGTCACCTGCTCCCGAACTCGGTCGGACCGGTCATCGTGCAGGCGACGCTGACCTTGGCCACGGCGGTCATCGACGCGGCGGCCCTGTCCTTCCTGGGCCTGGGCGGCGGCGTGCCCTACGAAGCCGAATGGGGCCGCATGCTCACCTACGCCCAGGCGGAGCTGAGCATCGCCCCGCAGCTGGCGTTCCTGCCGGGCATCTGCATCGCGGTCACCGCGCTCGGGTTCACGCTCCTCGGCGAGTCCCTGCGCGAGGCGCTGGACCCGAAGTCCCGCGCCCGCTAGAACCGGCACCGTCAGCGGGGCGACCCGCCACTACCGTTCGGCGACGAATCGACGGGTGACGGCCATATCGCGGTCGCCGAGACCCGAGTCGACGATCTCCGTGAAAGTCTCGTGCAGTGCCGGCAGGAGAGCGGCCCGGGTGGCGGTGGATTCGGCGACTTCGAGCCCGCAGCCGAGGTCCTTGAGCAGGTACTTGGCGGCGCCCGAGGGGCTGTCGTCGCGGCCCACGAGCTTGTCCTTGCGGGTGTCGAGCAGGCGCGAGGACGCGTAGCCGTGGCCAAGCAGGTCCCACATCTGGCCGACGTCGATGCCGGAGCGTTCGGCTAGGACGGTGGCCTCGCCGAGGGCCAGGATCGTCGCGCTGACGACCAGCTGGTTGCACGCCTTGGCGACCTCGCCGGCGCCGAGCGGGCCAAGTCGGACCGGGGTCCCGCACGGGGCGAGTGCACGGGTGGCGCGGGCGCAGTCGTCCTCCGTTCCGCCCATCATGATCGACAGGGTGCCGGCGATCGCGCCGTCCTCCCCGCCGGAAACCGGCGCGTCGACGAGGTGGACGCGCCCGCCGGTCGCGCCCTCGAGTCGCTGGCCGAGTTCCTGGATGCCGGGTGCCGAGCACGTGGAGCCGACGACGACGAGCAGCGGATCGGCGTCCCGGGGGCGGTCAGCCGCCCCGGCGGCGAGGCCGGCGGGACCGTCCAGCAATTCGATGACCTGCGGGAGGTCGGGGACCATGAGCAGTACGATGTCGCACGCGCGACCGAGGGAGGCGGGGGCGTCGTGCCAGTCGATGGCGGCGGCAGGGGAGCCGAGGAGGAGCTCGGTCATGACCTCGTCGCGCGGCCGGCGGGCCGTGACGGCCGCGCGACCGTGGCTCACGGCGAGATGGCGGGCCATCGGGGCGCCCATGGCGCCGAGCCCGATGACGCCGACGAGCGGTGCGGTGCGGTCCTGATGCGTCATCGCAGCAAGTCTTTCATTTGGTGACGTGGATCCGTAGGGTGCGCGGGCGGGCCGATAGGGTGGGTGGAACCGGAAGGAAACCCGCTGATGAACCCCACTTCTCAGACCCTACAGGTCGGTCTCGCGGTCGACCTCCCGCAGGGCGATTGTGAACTGATCGAGCGGCTCGAGCCGCGCGTGCGTGTGCTGCGCCGCCCCGGACTGAACCGACCAGCGCGCTGGAACGGGGATTGGGAGGGCGACCCCGGATTCGAGCGCACCGCCGAGCAGGAGGCGGAGTTCGCGGAATTGCTCGCCGGAGCCGACGCGCTGTTCGGCATTCCCGACGTCGATCCGGCGCTGCTGGCGCGGACCATTCGGGCGAATCCCGGGCTGCGGTGGGTGCACACCATGGCGGCCGGCGGCGGGGCGCAGGTGCGGGCCGCTGACCTCTCGCCGGACGAACTCGAGCGCGTCGCGTTCACGACAAGCGCCGGTGTGCACGGCTCCACACTCGCCGAGTTCGCGCTGTTCGGCGTGCTCGCCGGCGCGAAGGATCTGCGTCAGCTCGAGCGCGATCAGGCGGCGAAGCTGTGGCCCGCCGAGCGGCGGTACATGCGTCACCTCGACGAGATGACGGTCCTCGTCGTGGGCCTCGGGGGCATCGGGGCGGCAACCGCGGCCCGGTTCGCTGCCTGCGGCTCCACCGTGTGGGGCACCTCCCGCAGCGGGCGCCGCGTAGAGCACGTCGACCGTGTCGTCCCGCTCGAGGACCTCACCAAGGCGGCGGGAGAGGTTGACGCGATCATCGTGACGCTGCCCGGGACGCCGTCGACTGAGAAGCTCATCGGCGCCGACGTCTTCGCCGCCGTCAAGCCCGGTACGATCCTGGTCAACGTCGGCCGCGGAACGGTGATCGACGAGGAGGCTCTCCTGCCCGCGCTCGACGACGGACGGATCGGGTTCGCCGCACTCGATGTCTTCGCGACCGAACCGCTGCCGGCGTCGAGCCCCCTGTGGGAGCATCCTCGGGTTCTCGCGAGCCCGCACACCGCCGCACTGAGCCGGCAGGAGGCGGGGCGCATCGCCAAACTGTTCGCGCGCAACGCGACACGCCTGCTCGATGGAGAGCCGCTGATCAACCGCGTCGACACCGTGGAGTTCTACTGACGTCAGGCGAGGGTCGCGCCCTCCAGCGCCAGCAGGAATTGCTTGCGTTCGGCGCCCCCGGCGTAGCCGGTGAGGCCGCCGCCGGAACCGAGCACGCGGTGGCACGGGAACACGATGCTCAGCGGATTGCGCCCGACGGCCTGGCCGACCGCCTGCGCCCCGCGCGGCGAACCGACGGCCCGTGCGATCTCGCCGTACGTCACGGTGCTCCCGCGCGGGATCCCGCACAACTGGTCCCACACGGCCTTCTGGCGGGGTGTGCCCGGCGCGCCCAGGGGGAGGTCGAAGCCGTCCGCGCTGCCCGCCGCGTAGGCCGCCAACTGCGCTGCCGCCTCGTCGAGCAGTGGGTCGTCCCCGGGGCGAACCTGCTCGCCGAGCCGCTCGGGCGACGGCTGGAAACGGTGGTCGGCGAACCAGATCCCGGTCAGCCGGCCCGCGTCGGCGGCGATGGTCAAGGGGCCGATCGGAGTGGCCGCGAGTTCCGGCGCGTCGGTGATCAGATGCTTCATGATGCTCCTCCGGGGGCTGTCGCTGGTGATGGTGCGGGCGCGGCGGCCCATAAGTGCGCGGCGGCGTAGGAGCGCCACGGCCGCGTTGCCTCGAGCTCCGCGGCGAGGTCGGCGCGGCTTTCGGCGAGGCCGAGCGCCCGCGCGTTGGTGGCGAGAGCGGCATCGCCGCTGAGGTCCACGTCGGGGTCGCCGAGCGCGCGCAGCCGCGTGTAGGCGAGCGTCCACGGGCCCACGCCCTTGAGGACCGCGAGCCGCTCGAGCATGTCCGCGTCGGGCGCTGCCGGGTTCTCCGCGAGCAGCGCCAGCACGCGTTCGATGGTCGCCCGGCGAGCCGCCGGCCCCCGGTACCAGTCGCCCAGGCTCGCGAGCGCGGCACTCGCGCTCGGGAACGGGCGCAGTTCGGAGGACGACGGCGGCGCCCCGCCGTCGTACCCGCCCCCGGCAGGCGCGGAGTCGGCTCGCGCGGCGCGAACCGCGGCGGCCATGAGGCGTTGACCCGCGGCGACCGTGATCTGCTGGCCGGTGACGGCGCGCAGGACGGCCTCGTGCAGGGTCGGGATCCCGGGGATGCGCGTGCCCGGGCGCGCGCCGACGAGCGGAGTCAGCCAGGCGGTGCGGGAGAGCGCGGACTCGATGCCGGGCAGGTCGGCGTCGGCGTCGGTGAGGCGGCGGGCGGTGGCGACGGCCGCTGGGAGGTCGCGGGCGTCATCGAGCGCGATCCGGGCACGCAGGACGCCCGACGCGTCGGGGCCC
Encoded here:
- a CDS encoding ABC transporter permease, whose protein sequence is MLRTIGKRLALLVPTLFGLSLLLFLWVRSLPGGPATALLGDKATPEAVAQVNRLYGFDKPFIEQYLTYMGKLLTGDFGVSLRTGRPVLDEFATRFPATLELTAIALVFAVGLGIPLGYWAAKHVGRWQDQFSVFLSLGGVVIPVFFLAFILKWIFAIRLGWFPTDGRQNPRINATHVTDYYVLDGFLTQEWDAAWDAFMHLVLPGIALGTIPLAIIVRITRASVLEVVNADYVRTARAKGISATLIRNRFVLRNAMLPVTTTIGLQLGLLISGAVLTETVFAFNGIGRFLRDAIFYLDYPVLQGFIIFIAVIYSLINLLVDVSYNLIDPRVRVQ
- a CDS encoding ABC transporter permease, with the protein product MSQNLPPSPGRGPAPVPGTTAAAGAAAPTGKAPEPEGRGTSVWGEAFIRLRRNPAAIVGAVIVTAFLLVAVLAPVLAPFGGEELPGRRDITPTHIPGPGEVEGYALGLDRFGGDVLSKLIWGAQSSLMIGIVSTAFGLVGGMILGLLAGGFGGWVDNVIMRFVDILLSVPNLLLAVSIAAVLGQGEYAIMIAIGVSAVPIFARLLRSSILAQKGSDYILAAQTLGLSRRTITMSHLLPNSVGPVIVQATLTLATAVIDAAALSFLGLGGGVPYEAEWGRMLTYAQAELSIAPQLAFLPGICIAVTALGFTLLGESLREALDPKSRAR
- a CDS encoding NAD(P)-dependent oxidoreductase gives rise to the protein MTHQDRTAPLVGVIGLGAMGAPMARHLAVSHGRAAVTARRPRDEVMTELLLGSPAAAIDWHDAPASLGRACDIVLLMVPDLPQVIELLDGPAGLAAGAADRPRDADPLLVVVGSTCSAPGIQELGQRLEGATGGRVHLVDAPVSGGEDGAIAGTLSIMMGGTEDDCARATRALAPCGTPVRLGPLGAGEVAKACNQLVVSATILALGEATVLAERSGIDVGQMWDLLGHGYASSRLLDTRKDKLVGRDDSPSGAAKYLLKDLGCGLEVAESTATRAALLPALHETFTEIVDSGLGDRDMAVTRRFVAER
- a CDS encoding D-2-hydroxyacid dehydrogenase, producing MNPTSQTLQVGLAVDLPQGDCELIERLEPRVRVLRRPGLNRPARWNGDWEGDPGFERTAEQEAEFAELLAGADALFGIPDVDPALLARTIRANPGLRWVHTMAAGGGAQVRAADLSPDELERVAFTTSAGVHGSTLAEFALFGVLAGAKDLRQLERDQAAKLWPAERRYMRHLDEMTVLVVGLGGIGAATAARFAACGSTVWGTSRSGRRVEHVDRVVPLEDLTKAAGEVDAIIVTLPGTPSTEKLIGADVFAAVKPGTILVNVGRGTVIDEEALLPALDDGRIGFAALDVFATEPLPASSPLWEHPRVLASPHTAALSRQEAGRIAKLFARNATRLLDGEPLINRVDTVEFY
- a CDS encoding methylated-DNA--[protein]-cysteine S-methyltransferase, with the protein product MKHLITDAPELAATPIGPLTIAADAGRLTGIWFADHRFQPSPERLGEQVRPGDDPLLDEAAAQLAAYAAGSADGFDLPLGAPGTPRQKAVWDQLCGIPRGSTVTYGEIARAVGSPRGAQAVGQAVGRNPLSIVFPCHRVLGSGGGLTGYAGGAERKQFLLALEGATLA